The Lepisosteus oculatus isolate fLepOcu1 chromosome 28, fLepOcu1.hap2, whole genome shotgun sequence genome includes the window AATAACATAGTAGAACTGCCACCACTGGAATCTCTATGATCACGTAGCTGATACAGTAGGCATGTGTGCAGCATCAGCTACCTGATAGCAGCTCTCCAGGGGGAAGAGAATATGAATACATTTCTACAAATAATCTAACTCAAGAAGATCATCAACATATTTAAATAAGGAGGACTCAAGTGGTCAGACCCAACACCCTACAGCTAGGAAAACACTGTTCCTGACTGGCGCACACTATTCAGAGGCTCCACAGGCCCATGGATCACATTGGCATGAACAGGCACACTACAGAACCATCACCTTTCAGCAGTCTTCCACCGAGCAGCAACAGCTCTGGAACCCATCCTGTAAACTAGCAGCACTGTGCACATCTCAAGACAATGAGAAACTCTCCCGGTATTCCCAAGAAGCTAAACACTATCCAGCCTTATGTGCATCTGTGAGCTGCACACGGCTCTTGCTTACACATTTCAGCAGCCTAAAGTTCTACATGAAGACTTGCCCATTACCAGAGGTTAACCTCGGTAGGTCTGTTCTTCTTGGGTTTAAATATGGGAACCAGAAAGGGACTGATAATGTTTAGAATCCACCCAAATCGAAACTGAAATAATTACTAGAATACGCACAGATTACAAACCCAGCAAGAAACGCAACCAGTCTCGTCTCCTGGCTGTAACTGGAAGCTGCCCCCAGACCGAGAGAGAGGCAGCCTTCGCCTGTGCCGAGCCCCAGCCGCACTCACCCTTTTTCCTGAGCTCCGGCTTGCCCTTCTTCACCGTGGCCATGACCATGTCGCCCACACCGGCAGCGGGCAGCCGGTTCAGGCGCCCCTTGATGCCCTTCACAGAGATGATGTACAGGTTCTTGGCACCTGGAACAGACAGCGGGGCGGACAGTGAGCCGACAGCTCCGCGCTGGAAATCTGAGCCGGATTGTCCATCTCATGCTACGCGGAGAGGAGGGGGACAAGGGTGTCAGGAGAGAAGCTGAGTTTCAAGCCGGCAAGTGTCGCGCCGTGGATTGAGGACGAACAGCACGTTGCTGCCACCTCACCCATCAGCGGCGCTCTTCATCTCCCCTCCCTCGACAGCTCGCCGCGCCACTGCGCGCAGGCCAGGCGAGCGCTTTCGGGAGGGCTCGTCCCCGGTCAATCCCCAGCGAGCAGGACCCACACGGCTCGGTTCGGCACGGCTCACCTGTGTTGTCGGCGCAGTTGATGACGGCGCCCACCGGGAGGCCCAGCGAGATGCGGAACTTCGCGCCGGATGAACCACCGCGTCCTGCGGGACAGAGGCAGCAGAAGAAAGAGACTCGTTAACCTGAGGCACCAGGACCGGCCCGGCCCGCAGGTTCTACACGCGATCCTGCAAGAGCTTTCCACCTTCCGTTCTCAGCCGCTGAGCAGTGCAGCACTTCAGCTCCTGTCTGTACAGCCAGCACATCAGGAACGACACTACACGTTTGGACTTCAGCGCGTCTGCCTCTACAGTCCCGACTGCTCTACAGCACAGCAAGGCGAAGACGCGTCCTTCGTCATTTTAACCCACAAAACCGGCTGTAAAAAGAGGAGCGGGGCAGGAGCTCTCCGCCAGGCCGGCTCTGGGCCCGGAGCTCGGCCATCAGCCGCACGGAGCGCCAGCGAGCTCCTCCTCGGCTCCGGTGTTACTGCGCTCCCGGGGCTGCGGCTCAGGCCCGCGGACAGAGACAGTCCTTCGCACCGCAGCCCGTCTGCGGACACTCCGGACCCGCATGCGGTCACACTCGGACCCCAGTCCCAGCGCACGGCTACTCCCACAGCTGGGACCCGAGCGATAGCTCGGGACAAaaccacaacatttcagccggaGGCCCAACATGGCTTCTCCCGAGTGTCACGACTGCCTGGCTCTGGCaatcaattttttatttgtctCATTACAGATACACGTAAAATACCAAGCGGCTGTGAACAGTTAATTAATCTCTTTATTAAACCTAATGACTGTGAAACACCAAATACCCCAGGAATTAAGGATGACTTCGGATTTCTCATTCTCAGTCTCAGCGATCTCTTACCTCTCTTAGACATTTTGGTTCAGGGAAAGAGGGAGGAGCTTCCAACCCTGCTGGGATATATCGCCAGGGTTTGGCCTCAGACCCCGGTCATGTGACATGGGAACAGTTCCGGTTTGTCCCCCACACGTGTTGAAGCAAACAATTTGCGTCACGCCACAGTCACGTGAAGAGGGATAACGTATTATTAACTCAAATGAGGTTATAGtatcattattaaataaaatattgattttaaatgcttagttatatttttacttaattccattttctttcttccacATCCACTAAATATTTGTAACATATAAAGCAGTTTTATATGACCAGTGTTATGGTAATTTCCAATTCTGTTTTCGAAAGAATAATAATTTACgtttcattttaaacttttcaaaagATTTAACGATAAAAACCTATGATCCCGAAATGCAGGCGTGGAAATTAGAATTAAGTTTACAAAGCGCTATGAGAAATCTGTCAACGCATCAACAAATAAATTCCTAACTCGCTATCTGTAAAGATGTGCATTAAGAGACAGAAATAGCCCTGTTCTACAAATGCGTAGCTCAAGCAGCCCTGTTCTCCCAAACCTTTCTGTgagattaattatttttctattgaTAACCTCCTCATGATGTGAAAACGTCAGAAATGTAATACTGAATTTTCACCATCAGGTAGCGCCTAGCAGGACAGACGCGGTTGCTTCCTTAGTTAAAAAAGACTGACGTCTGTCGGCCAACTGGGAAATTACCTGGAATATATAAGAAATATTGcagattaaattatatatatagtacGAGAAGTGgtacataaaacatttaaagaaaacattacgGAATAGACCGAGCAGCTTCGCGACTTTACGTCCAACTTTATTCTTGCAGTAGCGACAAGTGGCCAGCAGGTGGGGGAGTTGCGCCACTAGTGCGCTTAATAATGAAAGTCTGGATAAGCTGCCGTCAAACCTAAGGCAGGAGGAGGGCGCTGCGCCGAGGGAAGGTTGCTGGAGGAAGGGATTTGGTTTGTAGCTGTCAACTGGCTGTGACCTGCATGGACAGCCAGTCTGGAgatggagaggagaggaggagcagtaTCATTTCACAGATACCAGAATAGCCACAGTCACAACACAATTAAGAGACACAGCCCATATTAGGCTCATCAGTCTGATATTCTAATGAGTAATGCTGACTGGCAGCCGCCCACAGTGCCTACACAGCAGCAGGAGGCCTGTCATTACCGCAGGCTGATTACGGTGCTCGATGCCGATTGGCAAAGGTGCCAGGATGAGAAGCAGGGTAAGCCAGCCCTGTCAGTGCTCCAGCAGCACGTTGCCCCTGTGCCAGCCTGTCTCTGGCAGCAGCCCTCCAAGCTGGCGAGGGGGGTCAGACTCTGCTGGCAGTCTGGGTCCTGCAGTGCCAGTGCTGTGGCCAGCACAGCAATCGCAGCGCCTGAACGTTTAGTCCAACTCATGAACAGTATATCCACTGCTTGAATTTGCGTTAGAAAAGGGATACTTCTGCCAAATGTCCGGTCTTCTTCAGAGACCTCTCTGTACCATATGAGAGAAGATCTCTCTGCTGACGTCCTCTTGCACACCCCCAGGTGCCCCCCGCTGCGGCTCTCCGGAGGGCTGTGGCCCTGCGGCACCCCTGGCAGCAGGGAAACGCCAGCCTGGCGCTCTGGTGCTTGAGAACCACAGCCCTGCAGACGTCCCCTCCTCACCTGCCACCCCCGGCTGGAGAAGCAGAAAGGCTTCAGCTGTTTCAATTAAACCAGCAAGTAGTTAAATTAGGAAATAAAGACCTCTGCAGACCTCCCTCACCTGGTTCTGCACATCTATTTCCTGGACAAGAACTGTTCctgtactaaaaaaaaaacagtcattttGAGTATTTAACCCTTTCAACTGAGATCTTAGGCACTTTCTCTTTGCTTAATAGACTGGGgttattttgcacatttttttccatcaaaACATACTCATAGATTGAGCTGAATTAATGGCGCAGTTATGGTCAGGGTTATGGCTGGCCAGCCTCTCCTCTCCGACACCATGGGGCTCCGTGTACTCCAGGGCAGCGACCAgactgtctgtctgccctgaggAATCCCTGACATCCTCACTGCCCGCTCCACCCCGCACCCTGCTCTTTCATCTTCATCTGAAACTCCTGACGGTCTCAAAACATCCTGTTTGCCTCCAGACAGGCTGCAACCTGTCAGCTCCCCAACCCCCCCAATTCAGGCAACGGCATCAACACTCATGCAAATGCTGCAGAGAAGCACCCTGCTCACACTCCTTCCCTCAGAAGTGGCATCAGGAGGAAAACAACAGCAGGAAGCAGCATCAGTGTGTGGCCCTGCAGCAagacagtgacagtgtgtgGCCCTGCAGCAAGACAGCGTCAGTGTGATTGAGGAATGAGCTCGGCAGCGAAGGGCCCTGAGCTCCCCTCCCCTTGTTTACGGTCCCTGCAGTCACCTGAAATCTCCAAACCTCCTTTAAGAACTAATTCAT containing:
- the rpl23 gene encoding large ribosomal subunit protein uL14; its protein translation is MSKRGRGGSSGAKFRISLGLPVGAVINCADNTGAKNLYIISVKGIKGRLNRLPAAGVGDMVMATVKKGKPELRKKVHPAVVIRQRKSYRRKDGVFLYFEDNAGVIVNNKGEMKGSAITGPVAKECADLWPRIASNAGSIA